The following are encoded in a window of Streptomyces sp. SAT1 genomic DNA:
- a CDS encoding MarR family winged helix-turn-helix transcriptional regulator, producing the protein MTTPDPDGPLAEQLLRLTRRVHRIQKRHLEERALGITPAQSRLLRTLAHFGEPPRMADLAQSLEVVPRAVTTLVDGLEANGKVRRVPDPANRRVTRIELTDDGRMALRELHGARRSAAEEILAPLTAEQRTVLGDLLDTLVGTVPARGHRC; encoded by the coding sequence ATGACCACGCCCGACCCCGACGGCCCCCTCGCCGAGCAGTTGCTCCGGCTCACCCGCCGGGTGCACCGCATCCAGAAACGCCACCTGGAGGAGCGCGCCCTCGGCATCACACCGGCGCAGTCCCGGCTGCTGCGCACGCTGGCGCACTTCGGCGAGCCGCCCCGGATGGCGGATCTCGCCCAGTCCCTGGAGGTCGTGCCGCGCGCGGTGACCACCCTGGTGGACGGACTGGAGGCGAACGGGAAGGTGCGCCGGGTCCCCGACCCGGCCAACCGCAGGGTGACCCGTATCGAGCTGACCGACGACGGGCGCATGGCCCTGCGCGAACTGCACGGCGCGCGCCGGTCCGCCGCCGAGGAGATCCTGGCCCCCCTCACCGCGGAGCAGCGCACGGTCCTCGGTGACCTGCTGGACACCCTCGTGGGCACGGTGCCCGCGCGCGGGCACCGCTGCTGA